A genomic region of Devosia ginsengisoli contains the following coding sequences:
- a CDS encoding M81 family metallopeptidase: MRLFTAALATETNTFSPIAIDKRAFEASLYAGPGEHPATPTLCTAPITVGREVCAREGWELIEGSASWADPAGLVARATYEELRDEILEQLQAAMPVDGVVLGLHGAMVAQGYDDPEGDLLSRVRAIVGPDVLVCAELDPHSHLTEKRVAAANFFVVFKEFPHIDFVDRARDLWAIAVRTLKGEVTPVMSVFDCRMIDVFPTSKQPMRGFVDKLYKLEKSEPDVLSLSVIHGFMAGDVPEMGTKVIAVTDGDKSKGAGLAEELGRELFSMRGTFMVRQVDERVAVDAAVAAPKGPVVIADVWDNPGGGTAGDATVILSELIGRGISDVAVGTIWDPIAVQICFAAGEGAEIPLRFGAKSAPDTGNPIDKVVTVKRLVQNAEMRFGESFAPFGDAAWISFDGIDVILNSTRAQSFDPSLFSVMGIEPTERKILLIKSTNHFYDSFSRIAAEIVYCAAGKPYPNTPATTPYRKARRNIWPMVDDPWA; the protein is encoded by the coding sequence TTGCGCCTGTTCACTGCCGCCCTGGCCACTGAAACCAATACATTCTCGCCGATAGCGATCGACAAGCGGGCCTTCGAGGCGTCGCTCTATGCGGGGCCGGGCGAGCATCCGGCGACGCCGACGCTGTGCACGGCGCCGATCACGGTGGGGCGCGAGGTCTGCGCGCGGGAAGGCTGGGAGCTGATCGAGGGCAGTGCCAGTTGGGCCGATCCCGCGGGGCTGGTGGCGCGGGCGACCTATGAGGAGCTGCGTGACGAAATTCTTGAGCAGTTGCAAGCGGCTATGCCGGTCGATGGCGTGGTGCTGGGGCTGCATGGCGCCATGGTGGCGCAGGGCTATGACGACCCGGAAGGGGACCTGCTGAGCCGGGTGCGGGCGATTGTGGGACCGGATGTGCTGGTCTGCGCCGAACTCGATCCGCATAGCCATTTGACGGAAAAGCGGGTGGCAGCAGCCAATTTCTTCGTTGTTTTCAAGGAGTTCCCGCATATCGACTTTGTCGACCGGGCGCGGGACCTGTGGGCCATTGCGGTACGGACGCTAAAGGGTGAGGTCACCCCTGTGATGAGCGTGTTCGACTGCCGGATGATCGACGTGTTTCCCACCAGCAAGCAGCCGATGCGGGGCTTCGTGGATAAGCTGTATAAGCTGGAAAAGTCAGAACCTGATGTGCTGAGCCTGTCGGTCATCCATGGCTTCATGGCCGGGGATGTGCCGGAAATGGGCACGAAAGTCATTGCCGTGACCGACGGGGATAAGTCGAAGGGCGCCGGGCTGGCGGAAGAGCTGGGGCGGGAATTGTTCTCCATGCGCGGCACTTTCATGGTGCGCCAGGTGGACGAAAGGGTCGCGGTGGATGCGGCCGTAGCGGCGCCCAAGGGACCGGTCGTGATCGCCGATGTGTGGGACAATCCCGGTGGCGGCACGGCGGGCGATGCGACGGTCATTCTAAGCGAGCTGATCGGGCGGGGGATAAGTGATGTCGCGGTGGGCACGATCTGGGACCCGATCGCGGTGCAGATCTGTTTCGCGGCTGGGGAAGGCGCGGAAATTCCGCTGCGGTTCGGGGCCAAATCGGCGCCCGATACGGGCAATCCGATCGACAAGGTCGTGACGGTCAAACGCCTGGTGCAGAATGCAGAAATGCGGTTCGGGGAGAGCTTTGCGCCGTTCGGGGATGCGGCATGGATCAGCTTTGACGGGATCGACGTGATCCTCAATTCGACACGGGCGCAGAGCTTTGATCCGAGTCTGTTTTCGGTGATGGGGATAGAGCCGACAGAGCGGAAAATCCTGCTGATCAAATCGACCAACCACTTCTATGACAGCTTCAGCAGGATCGCGGCGGAGATCGTCTATTGCGCGGCGGGGAAGCCCTATCCCAATACGCCGGCGACGACGCCTTACCGCAAAGCGCGGCGAAATATCTGGCCGATGGTGGACGATCCCTGGGCGTAG
- a CDS encoding RidA family protein has translation MPIKRYGAEKSGAGGQNLPFARAVEAGGWLHVSGQVAMKDGEIVHGGIVEQTHLTIQNVIAILTEAGYGLEHVVRCGVWLDDPRDFWSFNAVYKSYFGDHPPARACVQSHMMVDCKVEIDCVAYKGP, from the coding sequence ATGCCGATCAAACGTTATGGTGCCGAAAAGTCGGGCGCCGGTGGCCAGAACCTGCCCTTCGCCCGCGCCGTCGAAGCCGGCGGCTGGCTCCATGTCTCCGGGCAGGTCGCCATGAAGGACGGCGAGATCGTCCATGGCGGCATTGTCGAGCAGACCCACCTCACCATCCAGAACGTCATCGCCATCCTTACCGAGGCCGGCTACGGTCTCGAACACGTCGTCCGCTGCGGCGTCTGGCTTGACGATCCCAGGGATTTCTGGAGCTTCAACGCCGTCTACAAAAGCTATTTCGGCGACCACCCGCCCGCCCGCGCCTGCGTCCAGAGCCACATGATGGTCGACTGCAAGGTCGAAATCGACTGCGTGGCGTATAAGGGGCCGTAA
- a CDS encoding ABC transporter permease, translating to MVGVIILLALILTALFAPLLTSYDPNRRAGKPHVQPGYEHVLGTTRMGKDVFTQLVYGGRVSLAVGMGAGLAAAMIGLALGISAGYFGGRTDDIITFFVNVVLVLPGLPLIIVIATMVETAGPMVIGLVLALTGWGWAARTIRTQTLALRAREFVLSAELMGEKKWRIILIEIFPNMLSFVMGGLVLGTIAAILAEAALEFIGLGDPNAVTWGTMLYWGQKNLALQSGAWWEIWPPCIAIMLTGAALVLINFAVDEITNPQLKASRKIGRIRRFLSRRGRSADVF from the coding sequence ATGGTCGGCGTCATCATCCTGCTGGCGCTGATCCTCACGGCCCTGTTCGCCCCGCTGCTGACCAGCTACGATCCCAATCGCCGCGCCGGCAAACCCCATGTCCAGCCCGGCTATGAGCATGTCCTGGGCACCACCCGCATGGGCAAGGATGTCTTCACCCAGCTCGTTTATGGCGGCCGTGTCAGCCTGGCCGTCGGCATGGGCGCCGGCCTCGCCGCCGCCATGATCGGCCTGGCTCTGGGCATTTCCGCCGGCTATTTCGGCGGCCGCACCGACGACATCATCACCTTCTTCGTCAATGTGGTTCTGGTCCTGCCCGGCCTGCCACTCATCATTGTCATCGCGACAATGGTCGAAACCGCCGGCCCCATGGTCATCGGCCTTGTCCTCGCGCTGACGGGCTGGGGCTGGGCCGCCCGCACCATCCGCACGCAGACGCTCGCCCTCCGCGCCCGCGAATTCGTGCTCTCCGCCGAGCTGATGGGCGAAAAGAAGTGGCGCATCATCCTCATCGAGATTTTCCCCAATATGCTCAGCTTCGTCATGGGCGGCCTGGTGCTGGGCACTATTGCCGCCATCCTGGCCGAAGCGGCGCTCGAATTCATCGGCCTGGGCGATCCCAACGCCGTCACCTGGGGCACCATGCTCTATTGGGGCCAGAAAAACCTGGCTCTGCAAAGCGGCGCCTGGTGGGAAATCTGGCCACCCTGCATCGCCATCATGCTGACCGGCGCGGCTTTGGTGCTGATCAATTTCGCGGTGGACGAAATCACCAATCCCCAGCTCAAGGCCAGCCGCAAGATCGGCAGGATAAGGCGCTTCCTCAGCCGCCGCGGGAGGAGCGCCGATGTCTTCTGA
- a CDS encoding SDR family oxidoreductase, translating into MTEPNSPFRLDGKTVLISGAGGGIGQSLVKTFREAGASVIGADREAAMLDGLDLAGSVLFDQADPKATRAAITAYLATHGAPDAVVSNAGFTRAEHFGQVDDDVWASELAINLNGAYAMTDPIVSAMAARGRGNLVFISSVNALAHFGNPAYSAAKAGLVAYAKAIAVERGAESIRANVICPGSVRTPAWDHRLAADPTLLDNVLPHYPLGRMVLPSEVANAALFYCSDAASGITGTVLPVDAGLTAGNLRFVDEVLRGK; encoded by the coding sequence ATGACTGAACCAAATTCCCCCTTCCGCCTCGATGGCAAGACCGTCCTCATCTCGGGCGCCGGTGGCGGCATAGGTCAGTCGCTGGTCAAGACCTTCCGCGAGGCCGGGGCCAGCGTCATCGGTGCCGACCGCGAAGCCGCCATGCTGGACGGACTCGATCTTGCCGGCTCCGTGCTCTTCGATCAGGCCGACCCCAAAGCCACCCGCGCCGCCATCACGGCTTATCTGGCCACCCACGGCGCTCCCGACGCCGTCGTCTCCAATGCCGGCTTCACCCGCGCCGAGCACTTCGGCCAGGTCGATGACGATGTCTGGGCCTCCGAACTGGCAATCAACCTCAATGGCGCCTATGCCATGACCGACCCGATCGTGTCAGCCATGGCCGCGCGGGGCAGGGGGAACCTGGTGTTCATCTCCTCGGTCAATGCCCTGGCCCATTTCGGCAATCCGGCCTATTCCGCCGCCAAGGCAGGGCTGGTGGCCTATGCCAAGGCCATTGCAGTCGAGCGCGGCGCCGAGAGCATCCGTGCCAATGTCATCTGCCCCGGCTCCGTCCGCACCCCGGCCTGGGATCATCGGCTGGCGGCCGATCCGACCCTGCTCGACAATGTTCTCCCCCACTATCCATTGGGGCGTATGGTACTGCCGTCGGAGGTCGCCAATGCGGCTCTGTTCTACTGTTCCGATGCGGCCTCGGGCATAACGGGCACGGTGCTGCCGGTCGATGCCGGCCTGACAGCAGGCAATCTGCGTTTCGTCGATGAAGTATTGAGGGGCAAATGA
- a CDS encoding D-TA family PLP-dependent enzyme: MTDINELDTPAVLIDLDRVEANLSRVQAYADSHGLKLRPHIKTHKLPRFAKRAIALGAVGITVQKLGEAEVFADAGISDIFLPYNIIGPAKLARLKALHGRIRIAVTTDSAETVEGLSRTFAGSATPLTVLVECDTGMGRCGVQSPAAAVALAEKIANSPGLAFGGLMTYPAAGQVEANAAWLAAAKQALTEAGLPPSVVSNGGTPDMWRAHEVAAATEHRPGTYIYMDRSQVARGAGTFDDCALTVLATVVSRPTEDRAIVDAGSKALTSDLLGMTGFGLILAYPEAVITGLSEEHGTIDLSACASKPKIGDKLRIIPNHACVVSNLFDRVTLISGERVVETVAVDARGRVD, translated from the coding sequence ATGACCGATATCAACGAACTCGATACCCCCGCCGTCCTGATTGATCTCGACCGCGTCGAGGCCAATCTCAGCCGCGTGCAGGCCTATGCCGATAGCCACGGCCTGAAACTCCGCCCCCATATCAAGACCCACAAGCTGCCCCGCTTCGCCAAGCGCGCCATCGCGCTAGGCGCCGTCGGCATTACCGTGCAGAAGCTGGGCGAGGCCGAAGTCTTCGCCGATGCCGGCATCAGCGACATCTTTCTGCCCTACAACATCATTGGACCCGCCAAGCTGGCCCGCCTCAAGGCCCTGCACGGCCGTATCCGCATCGCCGTCACGACCGACAGTGCCGAAACCGTCGAGGGCCTCTCGCGCACCTTCGCGGGCTCCGCTACACCGCTCACCGTGCTGGTCGAATGCGATACCGGCATGGGTCGCTGCGGCGTGCAGAGCCCCGCCGCCGCTGTCGCTCTGGCTGAAAAAATCGCCAATTCCCCCGGCCTCGCCTTTGGCGGCTTGATGACCTATCCCGCTGCCGGCCAGGTAGAAGCCAACGCCGCCTGGCTCGCCGCCGCCAAACAGGCCCTGACCGAGGCCGGCCTGCCGCCATCAGTGGTCTCCAATGGCGGCACGCCCGATATGTGGCGCGCCCACGAGGTCGCCGCGGCCACCGAGCACCGCCCCGGCACCTATATCTATATGGACCGCTCCCAGGTCGCCCGCGGCGCCGGCACATTCGACGATTGCGCCCTCACCGTCCTCGCCACCGTGGTCAGCCGCCCCACCGAGGATCGCGCCATCGTCGATGCGGGCTCCAAGGCGTTGACCAGCGACCTGCTCGGCATGACCGGCTTCGGCCTCATCCTCGCCTATCCCGAAGCGGTCATCACAGGCCTCAGTGAAGAGCACGGCACCATCGACCTCTCCGCCTGCGCCTCCAAGCCGAAGATCGGCGACAAACTCCGCATCATCCCCAACCACGCCTGCGTGGTCTCGAACCTGTTCGATCGGGTGACGCTGATCTCCGGGGAGCGGGTGGTCGAGACGGTCGCGGTGGATGCGCGGGGCAGGGTGGATTGA
- a CDS encoding ABC transporter ATP-binding protein, with protein sequence MSSDRVLLEVRNLTVDYVGDTSIARAVNGIDFDIREGEAFGLAGESGCGKSTVAFALARLTRLPGLVSGGSVRFQGEEVLSFEKARLKAYRWREVSFVFQSAMNALNPVIPVSEQIMDVIETHNPELGEKGARARAVEMFELVGIPPQRLDDFPHQFSGGMRQRICIAIALALNPRLIIMDEPTTALDVVVQRDIIEQIVELKSRLGFSVLFITHDLGLMIEFCDRIGVMYSGELVEVAPASSILTNPQHPYTRALGSSFPPLSGPRQRLEGIAGSPPDLRALPQGCRFSPRCPHAMALCSQTAPELRFYPEHESEAACHLLN encoded by the coding sequence ATGTCTTCTGACCGCGTCCTGCTCGAAGTCCGCAACCTCACGGTGGATTATGTCGGCGATACCTCCATCGCCCGCGCCGTCAACGGCATCGACTTCGACATCCGCGAGGGCGAAGCCTTCGGCCTGGCCGGGGAAAGCGGCTGCGGCAAATCCACCGTCGCCTTCGCCCTGGCCCGGCTGACCCGCCTGCCGGGCCTGGTCTCGGGTGGTTCGGTCCGCTTCCAGGGCGAGGAAGTCCTGAGCTTCGAAAAGGCCCGCCTCAAGGCCTACCGCTGGCGCGAGGTCAGCTTCGTTTTCCAGTCCGCCATGAATGCGCTCAATCCGGTGATCCCGGTTTCCGAGCAGATCATGGACGTCATCGAAACCCACAATCCCGAACTGGGCGAAAAGGGCGCCCGCGCCCGGGCCGTCGAAATGTTCGAGCTGGTCGGCATCCCGCCCCAGCGGCTCGATGATTTCCCGCATCAATTCTCCGGCGGCATGCGCCAGCGCATCTGCATCGCCATCGCCCTGGCGCTCAATCCGCGCCTCATCATCATGGATGAGCCGACCACCGCGCTCGACGTCGTGGTGCAGCGAGACATCATCGAGCAGATCGTTGAACTCAAATCCCGCCTCGGCTTCTCCGTCCTGTTCATCACCCACGACCTGGGCCTGATGATCGAATTCTGCGACCGCATCGGCGTTATGTATTCCGGCGAACTGGTAGAAGTGGCGCCCGCAAGTTCCATCCTCACCAACCCGCAACACCCCTATACCCGCGCCCTCGGCAGCAGCTTCCCGCCGCTATCAGGCCCGCGCCAGCGGCTCGAAGGCATTGCCGGCTCACCGCCCGATTTGCGGGCTCTGCCGCAAGGCTGCCGCTTCTCGCCCCGCTGCCCCCACGCCATGGCGCTCTGTTCCCAGACCGCCCCCGAACTGCGCTTCTACCCCGAGCATGAAAGCGAGGCGGCATGTCACTTGCTGAACTAG
- a CDS encoding LacI family DNA-binding transcriptional regulator has product MATIDDVSKRAGVSRSTVSRVVADNGYVSEEKRRAIQKAIAELGYRPNTLAQALRSNRSNMIGAVVVDVGTPYFANMVYGLQRATRKAGKALMVSSGYADQDEEARAIIELVDRSCDGILLYLERPLRPDVVEIIRAAHIPVVMIGRMGSEVARGSVQLDNFGGARDAVNFLLEQGHRRIVHLSGQPDFGDTVARLEGIAAALATHGMSMADIRVVNGEFSQEFGYSATMALLDEQHDFTAIFAGDDDMAAGVLLALRHAGKSVPSDVSVIGFDDTFHARHLWPPLTTIRQPVDEIGETAASLLLQLLGEPGSVALQNIIGTSLVVRDSVGPARL; this is encoded by the coding sequence ATGGCGACCATCGATGATGTGTCGAAACGGGCGGGTGTATCCCGCTCCACCGTGTCCCGGGTCGTGGCCGATAACGGCTATGTCTCGGAGGAAAAACGTCGCGCCATCCAGAAGGCCATTGCCGAACTCGGCTATCGCCCGAACACCCTGGCCCAGGCGCTACGCTCCAACCGCTCCAACATGATCGGCGCCGTGGTGGTTGATGTGGGCACGCCCTATTTCGCCAACATGGTCTATGGCCTGCAGCGCGCCACCCGCAAGGCCGGCAAGGCGCTCATGGTCTCCTCCGGCTACGCCGATCAGGACGAGGAGGCCCGCGCCATTATCGAGCTGGTCGATCGCTCCTGCGACGGCATCCTGCTCTATCTCGAACGCCCCCTGCGCCCCGACGTGGTCGAGATCATCCGCGCCGCCCATATTCCGGTCGTCATGATCGGCCGTATGGGCAGCGAGGTCGCCCGCGGCTCGGTGCAGCTCGACAATTTCGGCGGGGCCCGCGACGCCGTCAATTTCCTGCTCGAACAGGGCCACCGCAGAATTGTCCACCTCTCCGGCCAGCCCGATTTCGGCGATACCGTCGCTCGCCTCGAAGGCATCGCCGCCGCACTGGCCACCCACGGCATGTCCATGGCCGATATCCGCGTCGTCAACGGCGAGTTCAGCCAGGAATTCGGCTATTCCGCCACCATGGCCCTGCTCGACGAACAACACGATTTCACCGCCATCTTCGCCGGCGACGACGACATGGCCGCCGGTGTCTTGCTGGCCTTGCGCCACGCCGGCAAGTCGGTGCCATCGGATGTCTCGGTCATCGGCTTCGACGATACGTTTCACGCGCGCCATCTCTGGCCGCCGCTCACCACCATCAGGCAGCCGGTCGACGAGATCGGGGAAACCGCCGCTTCCCTGCTGCTGCAATTGCTGGGCGAGCCGGGTTCGGTGGCGCTGCAGAACATTATCGGGACCTCGCTCGTCGTGCGCGACAGCGTCGGTCCCGCCAGGCTTTAG
- a CDS encoding ABC transporter substrate-binding protein, producing MHKIGLLTVLAGVLLTTSAIVPAVGQEEVILRLLPYHTDAMVENFNPNNPTGPQQRTRDFTYEPLWIENVWNPDADVPGLAMSYDIAEDLKSVTWHLRPDTKWSDGEAFTADDVVFTFEYAKAHPDYPMGIDVYSAEAGTGNVESAEKIDDLTVRFNLHEPDSLARYGLGQIYPLPEHIWSTVDDPKNFANTTPVATGPWTEVRNFSRSGYEICRNELSHYNADNKIDCLSFPQMNGNEQTVAALSAGDLDWLGDGLTDPDITFLPQSEFNNYWLPAGSDVNLQLNTTKAPFDNLEFRKAMSVAIDRDTLVDISTFGLTTHTRFPIGTGEMFNTWYDEAALEPYEWLMQYTPEKAIEILDAAGFVDADGDGWRDNLDGTPIQFGIAMPSGWTDWVNTGQTVAENLQDVGINASLKTMDEGAWFDAVPQGNFDVYVMWTNGGATPFSQYQPMFNPRQMVPGQIDFQAMHQMQIPEIEDALTAFKSTSDRDAQLADMGKVHKLVAENVPVISLFANPIWYEYSTRRFTGWVTKDDPRYRPQVHDGTRERVLHALSLQPIE from the coding sequence TTGCATAAGATCGGACTATTGACCGTGCTGGCCGGCGTCTTGCTGACCACCAGCGCCATCGTGCCGGCCGTCGGGCAGGAAGAGGTGATTTTGCGCCTTCTGCCCTATCACACCGATGCCATGGTGGAGAATTTCAACCCCAACAATCCCACCGGCCCGCAGCAGCGCACCCGCGACTTCACCTATGAGCCGCTCTGGATCGAGAATGTCTGGAACCCCGATGCCGACGTGCCCGGTCTGGCCATGTCCTACGACATTGCCGAGGACCTCAAGAGTGTCACCTGGCATCTGCGCCCCGACACCAAATGGAGCGATGGCGAAGCCTTCACCGCCGATGACGTGGTGTTCACCTTCGAATACGCCAAGGCCCACCCCGATTACCCGATGGGCATCGACGTCTACAGCGCCGAAGCCGGCACGGGTAATGTCGAAAGCGCCGAAAAGATCGACGACCTGACCGTTCGCTTCAACCTGCATGAACCCGATTCCCTGGCCCGCTACGGCTTGGGCCAGATCTACCCGCTGCCCGAGCATATCTGGAGCACGGTGGACGATCCCAAGAACTTCGCCAATACCACCCCGGTCGCCACCGGCCCCTGGACCGAAGTGCGCAATTTCTCGCGCAGCGGCTACGAAATCTGCCGCAATGAGCTCAGCCACTACAATGCCGACAACAAGATCGATTGCCTGAGCTTCCCGCAGATGAACGGCAACGAGCAGACCGTCGCGGCCCTCTCGGCCGGCGATCTCGACTGGCTCGGCGATGGCCTCACCGACCCGGACATCACCTTCCTGCCGCAGTCCGAATTCAACAATTACTGGCTGCCTGCCGGCTCCGACGTGAACCTGCAGCTCAACACCACCAAAGCGCCCTTCGACAATCTCGAATTCCGCAAGGCCATGTCGGTCGCCATCGATCGCGATACCCTGGTCGATATCTCCACCTTCGGCCTCACCACGCATACCCGCTTCCCCATCGGCACCGGTGAAATGTTCAACACCTGGTACGACGAAGCCGCGCTCGAGCCATATGAGTGGCTGATGCAGTACACCCCGGAAAAGGCCATCGAAATCCTCGATGCCGCCGGCTTTGTCGATGCCGATGGCGACGGCTGGCGCGACAATCTCGACGGCACGCCGATCCAGTTCGGCATCGCCATGCCGTCGGGCTGGACCGACTGGGTCAATACCGGCCAGACCGTGGCCGAGAACCTGCAGGATGTCGGCATCAATGCCAGCCTCAAGACCATGGACGAGGGCGCCTGGTTCGATGCCGTGCCGCAGGGCAATTTCGACGTCTACGTCATGTGGACCAATGGCGGGGCGACCCCGTTCAGCCAGTATCAGCCCATGTTCAATCCGCGCCAGATGGTGCCCGGCCAGATCGACTTCCAGGCCATGCACCAGATGCAGATCCCAGAAATCGAAGACGCGCTGACCGCCTTCAAGAGCACGTCGGATCGCGATGCGCAGCTCGCCGATATGGGCAAGGTGCACAAGCTCGTGGCCGAGAATGTGCCGGTCATCTCGCTCTTCGCCAACCCGATCTGGTACGAATATTCCACCCGTCGCTTCACCGGCTGGGTAACCAAGGACGATCCGCGCTACCGCCCGCAGGTGCATGATGGCACCCGCGAACGCGTGCTGCACGCTCTCTCGCTGCAGCCCATCGAGTAA
- a CDS encoding ABC transporter permease gives MIFLLRRLAFYIGAFFLAVTFNFFIPRLMPGDPSARIIASFQGRLNESQVEAIRKSYGLTGSLWEQYLTYFGSIMRLDFGISTVQFPEPTASLLFYGATWTLVLVGLAIFFAFVIGSFMGIHAAWHRGGFFDSFFTPINVMLNAFTPAIVALLLFYAFSLQLQWFPLGRAHSTSISPALSFEFIGNVLYHATLPVLSIFLVSFGGWHLGMRNVMINLLNEDFVILAKAKGLSDRRVRYRYVARNAILPQITALALSIGFLLGGALVTEQVFNYPGLGKFTFTAIGSRDYSFIQGQLLLLTASVLVANLLSDIANVILDPRLRT, from the coding sequence ATGATATTCCTGCTCCGCCGTCTGGCCTTTTACATCGGCGCCTTCTTCCTGGCGGTCACCTTCAATTTCTTCATCCCGCGGCTGATGCCCGGTGATCCGTCGGCGCGCATCATCGCTTCCTTCCAGGGCCGCCTCAACGAGTCCCAGGTCGAGGCCATCCGCAAGTCCTATGGCCTCACCGGCTCCCTGTGGGAGCAATATCTCACCTATTTCGGGTCCATCATGCGGCTCGATTTCGGCATCTCCACGGTGCAGTTCCCCGAGCCCACCGCCTCGCTGCTCTTTTATGGCGCCACCTGGACGCTGGTCCTGGTCGGCCTCGCCATCTTCTTTGCCTTCGTCATCGGCAGCTTCATGGGCATTCACGCCGCCTGGCATCGCGGCGGATTCTTCGACAGTTTCTTCACGCCCATCAACGTGATGCTGAACGCCTTCACCCCGGCCATCGTGGCCCTGCTGCTCTTCTATGCCTTCTCCCTGCAATTGCAGTGGTTCCCGCTGGGCCGGGCGCATAGCACATCCATCTCGCCGGCTTTGTCCTTCGAATTCATCGGCAACGTGCTCTACCACGCCACATTGCCGGTCCTCTCCATCTTCCTGGTCAGCTTCGGCGGCTGGCACCTGGGCATGCGCAATGTGATGATCAACCTGCTCAATGAGGATTTCGTCATCCTCGCCAAGGCCAAGGGGCTCTCCGACCGCCGCGTGCGCTACCGCTATGTGGCGCGCAACGCCATCCTGCCGCAGATCACCGCCTTGGCCCTCTCCATCGGCTTCCTGCTCGGCGGTGCGCTGGTGACCGAGCAGGTGTTCAACTATCCGGGCCTGGGCAAGTTCACCTTCACCGCCATCGGCTCCCGCGATTACTCCTTCATTCAGGGACAACTGCTCCTGCTCACCGCCTCGGTGCTGGTCGCGAACCTCTTGTCCGACATCGCCAATGTCATCCTCGATCCACGCCTGCGAACCTGA
- a CDS encoding ABC transporter ATP-binding protein → MSLAELERTGATVITGRTVVEMDSVDKDFVLGGTFFNQTVLRALSGVSLKLVSGRALALVGESGSGKSTCARMLARVYQPTRGTITFEGEDVTKFTGKRLAQYRADVQMVFQDPFGSLNPTQSIGYHLERPLRLHRPDLSGKAVQQEMLALLDRVGLRPAADYLKRRPHELSGGQRQRVAIARALSVQPVVLLADEPTSMLDVSVRLGILNLLEDMKVQRQLAALYITHDIATARYFAEDTAVLYAGHLVEQGPSEEITERPQHPYTQLLIEAVPNPARKISPTRTRRAVDIPLWTAQSKGCPFVSRCPRVTAICKETMPTPTPVGPAHMVRCHHI, encoded by the coding sequence ATGTCACTTGCTGAACTAGAACGCACTGGCGCCACCGTCATTACCGGCCGCACCGTCGTCGAGATGGACAGCGTCGACAAGGACTTCGTCCTCGGTGGCACCTTCTTCAACCAGACAGTATTGCGCGCGCTGTCCGGCGTGTCGCTCAAGCTGGTCAGCGGCCGCGCTTTGGCCTTGGTGGGGGAATCGGGTTCCGGCAAATCCACCTGCGCCCGCATGCTGGCCCGCGTCTACCAGCCCACCCGCGGCACCATCACTTTCGAAGGCGAGGACGTCACCAAATTCACCGGCAAGCGGCTGGCGCAATATCGCGCCGACGTGCAGATGGTGTTCCAGGACCCGTTCGGTTCGCTCAACCCCACTCAGTCCATCGGCTACCACCTCGAGCGCCCGCTGCGCCTTCATCGCCCCGACCTGTCAGGAAAAGCCGTGCAGCAGGAAATGCTGGCTCTGCTCGATCGCGTCGGCCTGCGCCCCGCCGCCGACTATCTCAAGCGCCGCCCGCACGAACTCTCCGGCGGCCAGCGCCAGCGAGTCGCCATCGCCCGGGCTCTGTCTGTGCAACCCGTCGTGCTGCTGGCCGACGAGCCCACCTCCATGCTCGACGTTTCGGTGCGCCTGGGCATTCTCAACCTGCTCGAAGACATGAAGGTGCAGCGCCAGCTCGCCGCCCTCTACATCACCCACGACATCGCCACCGCCCGCTATTTCGCCGAAGACACCGCCGTGCTCTATGCCGGCCATCTGGTGGAGCAGGGCCCGAGCGAAGAAATCACCGAACGCCCCCAGCACCCCTATACGCAGCTGCTGATCGAAGCCGTACCCAATCCCGCCCGCAAGATATCGCCCACTCGCACCCGCCGCGCGGTGGATATCCCCCTCTGGACGGCACAAAGCAAAGGCTGCCCCTTCGTCTCCCGCTGCCCCCGCGTCACCGCCATCTGCAAGGAAACCATGCCAACCCCCACGCCGGTTGGGCCGGCCCATATGGTGCGGTGCCATCATATTTGA